In Bifidobacterium scardovii JCM 12489 = DSM 13734, the genomic stretch CGGCCGGGTAGTCGTTGCCGCCGGGATTCATGCGGTCGCCGACGAACACGATCCGCGACGGCTCGACGCCGAGCCGGTCGGCCAGCGCGCGCACCGCATACGCCTTGTCGAGGCCGGGGGCCGAAACGTCGATGCTCGTGTACCCGCCCGGACGCACCTTCAGATGCGGCAGGTCGGCGGCCACCGCCGCGGCCAGACGCATTTTCTTGGCGTCGCCCGGGTCCCATCGCTCCTTGGCCTCGGCCGGGGCGAGCTGGCCCAGCGCCGAAAAGGTGATCTGGCTGCCGCGATCCTCGATCCGCGGCCCCCAGGAGGGCTCGTTCCACACGCCCTGCTCCTCGGCGTGCCGGCGCAGCGAGTCGATGGCGCGCCGCTTGTCCTCCTCGCTCAGCTCGTGCTCGTACACGCACGCCCAATCCGCGCCGTTCCACCGATAGTAGCGGGTGCCGCTGGTGGGCATCAGATGCAGGTTGGCGCGATCCGCGTCTTTCCCGAGCACGTCGAGGATCTGGCTGACGACCAGCTCGTACCGGCCTCCCGTGATGATCGCGACGGGGATCAGGCGGGTCAGGCGGGTGATACGGTCGGCCATCGCCGCGTGCATCGGCTGCTTGGAGCAGGCGAGCGTGTTGTCCAGGTCGAACCCGAGCACGCGCATGGACGCGACCAGCCCGTCGTAATCGGCATCAGCCCATGAGCGTATGTTCACCACGTCCGTTCCGCCTTTCCGCCGACAGAAACCAATGACAGTATCCTAACGCATTTTGCCTCCGCCTAGGCTTAAGGTGGAGTCATGCTTGAAGCTCCTTGGAACACGTCGATATACCGCAACCGCCACGGCCGCGGGGTCAGGACCCCGATGTTCGGCACGAGGCTGCCCCGATACCGCACCCGAAGCGGCATGTTCGACGATATGATGGCGGCCCAGATCAGGCGCCTGGACGCCGCATGGCCCGAATTGGTGCGCCCGCTGCAGTTCGCGGTCGAGGACGTGC encodes the following:
- a CDS encoding HAD-IIB family hydrolase, with the protein product MRVLGFDLDNTLACSKQPMHAAMADRITRLTRLIPVAIITGGRYELVVSQILDVLGKDADRANLHLMPTSGTRYYRWNGADWACVYEHELSEEDKRRAIDSLRRHAEEQGVWNEPSWGPRIEDRGSQITFSALGQLAPAEAKERWDPGDAKKMRLAAAVAADLPHLKVRPGGYTSIDVSAPGLDKAYAVRALADRLGVEPSRIVFVGDRMNPGGNDYPAAQAGAAALSVTGPDDTLRLCDELLDRLERQTDPAGHTGRD